The following nucleotide sequence is from Harmonia axyridis chromosome 5, icHarAxyr1.1, whole genome shotgun sequence.
GTAGAAAACCTCCAGGAATTTAATATCCGACCTATGGAGAGATGCGACAAGTGCCACAGCTAATTTCTTACCCGCAACGCCAAGTCCCGTGTGCAAGGCAACCGAGGCCATCATCTTGGCCCCTACTTCAAAGCCCGACAAAATATGTCTAAATTAAAATCAATGAAGCCATCAGATTTCACGAGAGACTAAGCAATAATCGACAAGGACAAAGATCCCGTCGGTAAATCTCATTTGTAACTGTGATATTTGGGAAGGCGAAACCATCAGATCGATAATGAAGGAGCGCAGGAGAAGACACTAGTCTTAAAGAACCTTCATTGGCGTCAGACCAAAGCCATTCCCTTTAAAATGTCCTCATGAATGTAATGGTAGCAACTTTTCGGATGGCTGCCAATAACAGTTCGAACGAATCCGTGGTCAATATCTCTGTTTATGGATACATCGATGAAGGGTCTGGGTACACCCAAACTGAGACGATCCTGGTCACATTGATCATGAGCATCATAATGCTAGGAACTATAGTCGGTAACATACTAGTGTGCGTAGCCGTGTGTCTTGTACGAAAACTTAGACGTCCTTGCAACTACCTGCTAGTGAGTTTGGCTGTCAGTGACTTATGCGTCGCCATCTTGGTGATGCCGATGGCCATGATCTACGAGATCAAAGGCAAATGGTTGTTCGGGGAGATAGTGTGCAACCTCTGGGTGAGTTTCGACGTGCTAAGTTGCACGGCTTCCATCCTCAACCTGTGCATGATCAGTGTCGACAGATATTACGCGATAACAAAACCCCTAGAGTACGGCGTGAAAAGGACTCCGAGAAGGATGATACTCTGGGTCATCTTGGTGTGGTTCTTCGCCGCCTGTATATCATTGCCCCCCCTCCTGATTATCGGTAACGAACACTCAGAAACCGACGAAGACGGCCATCAGAACAATTTGGTGTGTTTGGTGTCGCAAGATGTAGGCTATCAAATTTACGCGACACTGTGTAGCTTTTATATACCTCTAACTGTGATGATGCTTGTTTACTATAAGATATTCCGAGCTGCCAGGAAGATTGTGATGGAAGAGAAGAGGGCTCAGAGTCACTTGGAGACCCACTGCTACTTCGAGGTTAATGTTAAGAATGGAGGAGGTCCGCCTGAGCACCGAATTTCTAGTCAAAACCCCTCGCCTGCAATCAAGGTTAATCACAGGTCCAGTACTGCCAGTACCAATACTATGGTAAGTTGAACAATTATATCTGATCTAGGTTTTTATCAAccaatgtgaaaaaaatttagtttttttataGTATAGTGGTTGGTATTACTCTAATCTAACGAACACAAACCAACAAAAGGATCAAACAagtttttttccttttaaaatgaataacaattaatcttaataatatatatatattattcaacgagcggtaatgtaggtcataactcacgcagatgaagtttgcagcacgagccgcaggcgagtgctgtaattcattaagtgagttatgaccattaccgcaagttgaatactatactttatctacgactatatcaataaatactaagaaaaatatacagacttagaatatagacagaaggaacgggaaataaacatatgtgttcgatcccgagtacaagagagatggaaacttattGTCatcaatcacaatcgaactagcttccgCTAGCTCGAAttcagtacagagtacagacatagaacttcaatgaaaaaccttaatagttgcctataaaaatgcattaaaatataccaaaaaacattccctgtaaacgatgacttaatgatcttactgctacaccaatcttgaaattttttcaaactcctttatatttttttcggggaagttgttctgtatggtaacattagctgtttgtcttttggaaatgtatacctatataatatttcatcttcactatctaaattaatcgttttcaggaAAACAtccacaataattagatatcaacttaatttgaaaacgtcaaaattattaaagtgacattccctcggacattcctcccctcaataacaataatggaatgttccctttcggccaatcgaatagaagcaaagaagtatagaagcacagatccatattttccgattcatTATAAGGAGTTATAGttgtgagttattataactcacgctatTTGTTaaaagatactattaattgctcaaaagcagttgaataatgaatttataattcaataggagtagatgaCAGTACAAAAGAACATagccatattttccgatttattatagcgTTGAGTTATTGaaactcacgatgtttgttaatagatactattgtttgctcaaaagcagttgaataatgaatctaTAACTCAAAAGGAGTAGATAAATGATTATTAATCCTCGAAACAGGTTCTTATATTTTCAAAGCACAAATCGCTTCATATTCGTTGCTACTTTGAAGCCGTCTCTTATTTTCTCAACGCGAGAAGTTTTCTCTAAGCGCTGGAAGAAAAACTTCGGAGCTACTAATTCAATTAGCGAAGAAAATATAGGGGGGATTTTATGATATTAAAAGACATTTGTGTTGACTCTATAAAATGAACAGAAGGGTGGTTTTATATAAGGGGTCCCAAGTTGGCggaaaacataataaaatacgAATTGCCAAATACCTCCACTTCCCTAGAATTTGATCAATATTATGGCCCAACTGCTAACCTATATCTGATTGCTGAAGTTCAATAAACAATAAATGAACTTCATAACCAATAAACTTTCTTGTGGTTTTGTCGTTCCTGCCActaattcagagaaaaaaattccaaataattctttagtaatcctcaggaaaatccaaattattataaagatccagtcatcaagctgtgatgaataaattagttataggttttggtacttatttacccagattgtagcgaagattaataaagattcgataaactgatataatcaccacaaaaaagtaggtctacaagaaacactctATATAtcgaaaccaaagcgtttgcgggctcatgtttatggtacttattttcttgaaattatacaTGGATACTGTCATTTTCCTTCGAACCTTAAATTAAGGACACCCTgtagaaaaaacaatatttcagtgTCGATACCGAATTTCTAGTCGATCCTGTCatcaaaaacatataaaattgAAGATCGAAAAAAATTCCCAATATGTTCACACCGCATTTGAGCAGGATTATATCATCAGAACCCCTGCTTGGTCAACTAACAGACAACAGCATTGACAATAAATGTATTGGGATTGTAATATTATGCCCTCAGTGATTAACATCCTCATTACTACCTTGATATGTATAGGGTGATTGACTCATCTTGGTAACTCCAATTCTCTCTAAATTTGGTTTACCAAGATGAGTGAATAGTCCTGTacataaatcaatatttttgctgattaatattaatttttgtagaaaaatttcgGTTCGTAAAATTAATATAGGAAAATAAAGTCATTTGAAAACGACTCATCCACGTACGATCTATCGACATTCTAGAGCGAAACCAGTTAAATGTTTTTCCATGATCTTTATTTACTCTATAAGAATTCAATATTCTTATTTCCTACTAGATTTACTGAAGTAGCTATTAACGTCCCATTAAGTCTACTCGAATATGTAAGCAAACCAAAGTGATTTCAGATGTTTACCCAATTTAATATGATCTGGTGGTTTATGGACTACTTATCTTCAACAAGCAATATAcagcttttattattatttacattcAGAATGCTTTTGCTGTTTAAGTATATTTTTACTACATATAACCGAACACGTTCGTAAATTTGCAGTTATTGGTAATTAACTATTGATAGAAGTTGAGACTAGTGACTCATATGCAATGCAAGCCCCGACCTTGATGCGGTTTATGATGAAAACTTGGGCCACAGACAACAAGTCACTCAATACACTTTTTTTATGGTATGTACAGGCTGGCCTTattggacacttttgaatggAAAGTCCTATTTCTATAATAAACAGACGAAAACTGATGTGGGTGTCTGAGGgtcaattttcatgagaaactcattaGTGAAAACCTCAATTCCATAACTATCACCGTTACATAGTTACAAGGTGTGTTTCGAAAATGATTATTTACGAAATATTGccgtaactttttttttctgttcaaaattcttcatttctgTAAACCCATTTTGTGGCAACTATTAGgttaattgaaaagttcccggtctgatgcacagatggcggtgctagtattgaatccatatgatctTTACttggtaccaaccttcaaacgatacgtgtcaaaatttgacagcagtccgaccattagtttgtgagatattgcgttgtgagtgtagctacttttgttatttgaaaaaaagatggaaaaataaatgtcgtgtgctgataaaatattgccctTTGGAAGGTAAATACAGTTAAagaaaaatcttggcttgatgaagagtttccggggtctgcaccaggaaaatcaaccatcattgattggtatgcttagtttaaacgtggtgaaatgagcaccaaagacggcgaacaCAGTGAATGCCCAAAAGAGGTTttcaccaacgaaaaaatcaaaaagttcacaaaacaattttgaatgaccgtaaagtggagttgatcaagatagcagacattgtgaagatatcatctgaacgtgtacatcatatcattcacgaatatttgtatgtGCTCACAATCGATTGAAAGCAAAaacatgttaatgattctgagcagtgtttgaagctgtttaagtgcaataaacctgagtttttgcgtcgatatttggcaatggatgaaacatggctccatcatttcacttcggagtccaatcgacagtcagctgattggactgcacacgatgaaccgaatccaaagcgaggaaaagcaCAACAGTCAggtggcaaggttatggcatcagtattctgggatgcgcaaggtataatattcattgattacctccaaaagggccagaccatcaacagcgatcattatatagcgttattggatcgttcaaaggttgaaatcgttgaaaaacggatccatttgaagaaaaaagatgctttttcatcaagacaatgcaccgtgtcacaaatcaatgaaaacaatggcaaaattgcatgaattgggcttcgaattacttctgcatccaccgtattcgccagatctggcccctagcgactatttcctgttctcagacctcaaaacaatgctcgctggaaagaaatttagcgccaatgaaatagtaatcgctgaaactaaGGCTCaatttgaagcgaaaaacaaatcataccacaaaaatggtatcgaaaagttggaagatcgctataatcgttgtatcgccctcgatggcaactatgttgaataataatatcgaattttccaaaaaaaaatttgttttactatggtagaccagggacttttcaattgggttTTTTTATTCTCGATTGTCTTTATTTTCTGTTAAATGTTAATTGAAGACAGTGGCTTAATATTTCAAATCCCTACAATTGGCCTGACATAAAATGAAGTTTCTATTGATCTCAAATgggaaaaaatgtttcatagaACCATTATAAGCTGAAACATCCATCCTTATCGTTCACTTCAATTTGATGGATCTAAGAAAAACGTTAATGAATAAGACATGACCATTCTGCTTTCTTTTAATCATTAATCTCCTCTGAGATGATTCTAAACGAGATCCTTGTTCTTGTGAGCTCAAAGTTCCGTTCGTTGAATAAGTTCTTGGATTAATGACCAGATTACCGAACTTCCAAAATTGAATAGCTCACCCTCCCATCAGTTCTCGCTTATCCTTTCTTAATTAACTGCCCTTGTTTGATAAAATGGCCTTTAATTTCGTTTCCAGATTGGATAGACCACGATGTCGacacaatcgattcaataccTTATGTTCGTATTGAAGATTTTACTTTCCTGATCCTGATTGATTTCAGTTCAAATATGCAGACTATTTCGAACTTAACcacgtcaaaaaaaaaaagaattgaaggTAATAAAAGTTCCAAATAATTTCTGAGAATAATATGATATCCTTTACATAACACAACAATCTATGACGTAAAACATGACATGAGCTTAAACATGGATATCAGTGTCCAAAATTCTATGATACGTAGAAGAATACAAATTAGGGTTAGCATATATGTTTTTCCATTCTCATTAGATTGGGTATTCTTCTATTATGTCAACTCgcaaatttcaactttttatcATTAAATCGGCTAAATTTAACGATACAAACTCCAAAACtcatcaaattaaattaatattgtTGCTAGTAACGTTCTGTTCGTGCTACTAGTAAAATAGTTATGATGTATAGGTATAGAAGTATCTTCAAACATCATTCTATCCCGTATGTGTACAAACTACAAAGTTCTACAATGCGCTTGTGTAATTTCATTTGGGAACATGTGTGTTATCTTTCAGCCCATGATTGAATATTCACGCTAGGTTTTCCGAAAATGGCTCACCCCACATAATTATTGGCTACATGGGTTTGCTTTTGAATATATCCAATTATAAACTTGGCGTTCCATCATAATGCATCAACCAAAGAGTTTCCTTCCCTGAAAAGGATTTATAAGTGACCTGTCATGTGGTTTTCCTTCTAATATTTTAATAACGCTGTGGAAagtatgaaaataaacattttcgatgaaaattgaaaatttctcaattttgtcACGATATTTCGTTCGGATTTTGTATGAAGAAAATTCTGAAGGATCGTCATGCTAAATACGAGGGTTGCCTTTTACAAGGTATTCCTAAaatggaggtacaaacaaaaattacagatttctcggatcatttcaaggaaaaaatttcTATTAACATTGGCCAGCAaatgctttattttcgagaGATAGTGtgttaaattttgttttttttttgtttttttctcatagctcgCTTCCtacacaagatattcaactttagTTAGAcattgatattccaatttaaagttttcttcATGTGATATTAGGCCaactgaaaagtccccggtctgatgcacagatggcagcGCTAGTataaaatccatatgatttttatttagtaccaaccttcaaacgatacgtgtcaaaatttgacagcagtccgaccattagtttgtgagatattgcgttgtgagtgtagcaacttttgttattcgaaaaaagatggaaaaaaaagtatttcatgtgattataaaatatttctttttgaaggGAGAAAATACagctgaagcaaaatcttggctagatgaagagtttccggggtctgcaccaggaaaatcaaccatcattgattggtatgctgagtttaaacgtggtgaaatgagcaccaaagacaGCAAACGCAATAGACGCCCAAAAGATGCTGTCACTGACGAAAAATctaaaagttcacaaaataattttgaatgactgtagtggagttgatcgagatagcagatattgtgaagatatcatttgaacgcgtaaattatatcattcacgaatatttgtacatgagaaacctgtgtgcaaaatgggtgaaGCGCTAGCTCACAATCgttcgaaagcaacaacgtgttattgattctgagcagtgttttaagctgtttaagtgcaataaacctgagtttttgcgtcgatatgtgacaatggatgaaacatggctccatcatttcactccggagtccaattgacagtccGCTGAGTGGACTAaacatgatgaaccgaatccaaagagaggaaaaacacaacagtcagctggcaaggttatggcatcagtattctagggtgcgcaaggtataatattcattgattacttccaaaagggccagaccatcaacagagaTTATTATATGGCGTTATTGGATAgtttaaaggataaaatcgttcggccccatttgaaggaaaaaagatgctgtttcatcaagacattgcgccgtgtcataaatcaatggaaacaaacatgcaaaattgcatgaattcggctttgaattgcttctgcatccaccgtattcgccagatctgacccctagcgactttttcttgttttcagacctcaaaagaatgcttgctggaaagaaatttagcgccaatatagtaatcgccgaaactgaggtctattttaaagcgaaagacaagtcgtactacaaaaatggtatcgaaaagttggaagatcgctataatcgctgtatcgccctcgaaggcaactatgttgaataataaaatcgaatttttccaacaaaatgtattttactatggtagaccggggacttttcaattggccaggtaatcatcagaaaaaagtaggaccctgtatctcgagaacaaagCGTTTACGGGCCGATGTTTATAGGACTGgtttctctcaaaattatccaagttatCTCTCATTCACCTTTGAacatccaatttaggaacatcctgtatacaaaatttcaactatatCATATAATATGTTGCTGCTAAAATACATAGGTTCCCTTTAGTGAAAAATAATCCTGCCTAGAAAATCTTCTCCCACTGACTATAATTCACGCGTACTATTTAGAGAACGCCATATCACTTCTTTGATTTCGTCCTGACAATTTTCACAATTCATCCTCGTATACAATGGGAGGATAAGTAAGGAACACATCATAAATCATTGCATTCACAGAGCAGAACGTATTCAGAGGAAACGTCGGAATTTCAGTTCCTAGACTGGGGAAGCTCATTCTGAACACAATCTGCTAGTGATTTAATATTTAATGTTGAGTAGACCGAACAACGAACTGGTTCGAGAAATGGGTAGGTCGAAACAATCTGAGCAGGATTCTGTGAGCCTTCGAAATTCATTCCGTGGTGTTTGCTAGAGGAATTGGGTGAATCGATGCGATGTTTAGCCAACTGCATTGCAATGATAAAGTTTTTCATCGAGAGGATATAGTGTACCaagcattgaaaaaatttaatcaacacCTGAGGTTATTGTTGTATAATTCAGTTTTCGGTTGTAGGAAAATTACTTCAATCTACAGTTGGAACACATTCGAATTCTGTGTTAATTTTTATCGAATTCCTCTTATTGGTTTTAAAGCATTAATTTGATTCATTAATCCGAACAATAATCATTTCAAAGCTTTGTAGTTGCCTTCCAGAAATTTTAACTTGTTTCAAAGGACCAGGAAAAATTTTCACCGGTTAATTGTTCTGAATTTTTGGTatattgtaacgggtgttttttttcgaggtatataactttaagttggcattactgttgaagatttaacagctgtcaagtgatttattctcagtttggtttggcaattcatcatgaatagactcacgcctgaacaacgcttgcaaatagtgcaattttatttcgaaaataatggttctgtgcggaatacgtatcgcgcactacgtccatttcattttgtttagcgatgaagcgcacttctggttgaatggctacgtcaacaaacaaaactgccgcatttggaatgaagctaatcctcaagtgtatgtctaaacaccgttacatccagaaaaactgactctttggtgcaCTTGATGGGCTGGTGGactcattggtccgtacttcttcaaaaacgatgatggccagaacgttacagtcaatggtgatcgttatagagccatgattacaatttttttcattcctgaacaaccatgatttccaggagctgtggttccaacaagacggcgcaacatgtcacacagcttgtgccacaatcgatttattgaaagacacgtttggtgaccgcctaatttaacgtttttaacctgtgaattggcctccaagatcttgtgatttaacaccgctagactactttctgtggagctatgtaaagtcattggtctatgcggataagccacaaaccattgaccatttgtaagacaacattcgccgtgttattgccgatatacggccacaaatgttggaaaaagtcatcgaaaattggacgtccagattggactacatccgagccagccgtggcggtcatatgccagaaatcatattggaaatgtaatgccacaagattatcttgcggataaataaaattcatgtcaatcgaataatccatcgttgttttattgcaatataaagttctatagctctaaaaaaacaccctttatatcttaCCATTCGCGCCTCATAAgacaaaaaacacaaaaagatCACCTCTGATCCTTCATTTTCCATCTCCCGCACCTCAGATATCGCCGCCGACCgacgtcaaaaaaaaaaagatagatGGCCAGCCAGAACGAAGCGAGAACAAATAACGGCAAGTTATCGTTGCAATCAGAGATTCATCAatgtcggccaagagccgatagAACCCGCGCGCGCGGCTTACAAGATAAAGTGTGCAAATGCCTATTCGAGCCTTCTGTTTACACCATCGggaaaaaataaattcttcGGCTCTGGCGATAGCGCCCCGAAAGCTTTCTCTTTTATTCGCGAGTTTATCCTACTGGAGATTCCGAAAAGACGATATTGTGATTGGGCACGTCAAGAAACGGCGAGATATAAAGGGATATATCATTCTGGCTAGTCCTGTTTTCCAGGGGCGGTTCTGGATACGTTGCAGGGGTGCGGGATAGCCTGGCGCTGGACCTAACGGGGCGCCACTGGGTTCTGCCTCAAGGTTGAATGTGTAAACTacctttatctactcctatcgtataatatattcattattcaactgcttttgagcaattaattgTATCTGttaacaaacaacgtgagttataataactcactgctataactcactattataaatcggaaaagatggctctgtgcTCCTATACTTCTGTGCTTTTATTCAGTTGGCCGaaaaggaacattccattattgttaatGGGGAGGAATgttactttgataattttgatgtTTCTGGTAGTTTTTGAGATTTGTCAATAAAGTCCTTTCCCTGTATTTATTTCTTACTACCTATTTATTGTTATattcgtagataaagtatagtattcaacttgcggtaatggtcattactcacttgatgaataacagcactcgcctgcggctcgtgctgcaaacttgatctgcgtgagttatgacctacattactgcTCGTTGAATAACATATTATTCTCACTAATTATTgttttatatcattttgaaatttgaaactcattTCAATCGTATCTCcattatttcaataatgaatttcaataatttctcattgaatggaagTACCAATTTTTCTTGAACACTCCtgcaaataaaattttcatttgtcacTTTCTTATCTGGTAAAATTACCATTTATCGATAGTCTGatttaaaaatgttttccaatctgttttcatttaaataatGATGAGAAATACTTCCTTAATAACTCTCGAAGTGTTATTATAAATTTTCTGATTCTTTTTATTGTAGTTCACTGTTTATAAAAAAGAAAACTTTCTGATGCACAGGGTCGAAAAAACTACGAGTATTAACAATGAACCTTCAAAGGAGAGTTATTTTAATGGAAGTGAAGATTAATTATTGAAGAACTTGAGTGACTTTCTACCAAGGTCGTAGGTAAGGagccgaaatatttttttcatccagACATCGAAAATCCAAGAACCGCCCCTGCTTGTTCTTCCTGAGAATGgccaatatatattttcatatgatGAGGGTCAACTCCAAATATTAATCATGTTCAGGGGAATCGAAAATTGGATCTCTTCCCCAAGTAAAAAGATAGGTAGGGTGTTAACCTTTTGTAACACCGGCCGAGAATCGATTCTACGATTAAGTTTCGACAAAAAATATCCAATAATATAGCAACACAACtaggattttgatttgaaggAGCACCACTCAACAATTCATTATGAGAACAACAGAGAAACGAACAAATTAATGGAGAATAGTAAACAATaaaacgaacaaaaaaatgtttcattatctAATCTCTAtatttagaaatatttttcttcaatgtcTGGAAATGAACATGAGAATGAATAAAATTGTCGAAAAAGACGCAAATAACGGAACAGCAATGTCAGTAGATTCGGCGAAAAAAGTGTCTGATATTCCCTTTTAAAAAGCAAAGCTCTGCCTTCGATATTTgtgaataaatttattgtttttcttGTAATCTGACTGATAACCTACTTAATAAAAAACTCTGTGAGTACGGGCAGACTTTCAGCTTGATCTAGACAcgttgttttcgagatactgaattcgaaaaattatt
It contains:
- the LOC123679692 gene encoding 5-hydroxytryptamine receptor 1-like; this encodes MNVMVATFRMAANNSSNESVVNISVYGYIDEGSGYTQTETILVTLIMSIIMLGTIVGNILVCVAVCLVRKLRRPCNYLLVSLAVSDLCVAILVMPMAMIYEIKGKWLFGEIVCNLWVSFDVLSCTASILNLCMISVDRYYAITKPLEYGVKRTPRRMILWVILVWFFAACISLPPLLIIGNEHSETDEDGHQNNLVCLVSQDVGYQIYATLCSFYIPLTVMMLVYYKIFRAARKIVMEEKRAQSHLETHCYFEVNVKNGGGPPEHRISSQNPSPAIKVNHRSSTASTNTMCSLDKTALGRCFKSRPSNESQCPMLTAKLPFKTPTKPTKQARTSLLTSMKTSPSTHSHQKKLRFQLAKERKASTTLGIIMSAFTFCWLPFFVLALVRPFLETTNTLKTVGSVFLWLGYSNSLFNPVIYATLNRDFRKPFQAILYFRCGSLNNMMREEFYHSQYGGPDQQFNRCHIDYDEGVEYIEAEGEEIKAPEVNTAHESFL